From the genome of Marinicella rhabdoformis:
TGATAAACCATGAATTAAGGTTCATGAACAATGGGACTCACCATGACAGACAAGAACAAACAACCAGCACCGGGCTGGGTTGGCGGCTTTGAACAATCTAACCAATTATTTTCCTACCCTAATCCAAACCTCTCTTCATTGCCCATGCTCGACAACATGGCGAACATCGACAAGCTACAAAGACAACAACAAGTCCTTTGGCCCGAATTCAGCTGGGAAACCCGCAAAGGTGAAAAAGACCCGAAACGCTGTTATCAGATGTTCGCCCCAGACATCTCACGTTTGGGTTACACCGACGAAGGCCGTGTCTTTTCTATCATTTGCCCACAACAAGGCGCCTATTCGCCACAATTCGGTGCATTGAACGTCGAAGTCACCGTCACAGGACAACGCGGCTGGGTTAACGAAGACACCAAAGAAATGGCCGCCGACATGGAAGTGGTGGGTAAAATTTGGTTCAGCCCCAGCGCCAAACAAAACAAGTGGGTTAAAATTCTTTGGGACAAGTTCGCAGACAGTAAACTGCCCTTCCCCAGCTCAAAAGCCAACGCCATCATGGTCACCACACACAATCCAGGTAACCCTGAACAAGGCATTTTTCCTTTGATTAAAAAGCAAAGCAAAAACTTCCCCATTCCAGACTTCGCTAAACACGAAGATGAAGCATGGGACGTTTCGCACCTCGATGTTCAAATCGGCCCCATCACTAAAACAGGTAACAAAACCGTCGATGAATTCAATCAACTGTTCCTCGACATCTTTAACCTCGCCACCGGAAACATGTTACAAAACGGCAACATCCTCAGTTGGAACGTCTGGTTCACAGCTCCCGATTTGGTTGATAAAGTCGAATGGAGAAACCATGCTGAATATTGGCGCGACTCCATCGACACCGGCCACGGTAGCCCAGATGGGCCCGGCACAACAGCGAAATATTTCGATGGCACACCATTCAGCGCTTGGGACAGCCTGCTCCATACTGAAGAAGAAAAAGTCATCAAAAGCTTAGAAAGCTGGGCAGAGACCAAAGCCGAATCGCTCATAGAAACCCGCGCCGATGCCGAAGAGGCGATGATTAAACACTTCATTGAGAAGCATGGTTTGTGATAAATTGACTTAGGTAAGCCTCAATAACTGCTTACTTATGAATAAAGAGGGAATGCACCTATAACGACAACAATAAATCATGGCGAATATTTGTTCAATAATTAAAGAAAAGAGAACCGCAGGACAAACAGTTTGTCATGTTTTTCATGGGTCGAAGGTCCTTGCTCGGAAATTGCAACTTAAAAGACTTGGTTTTAATGATATTCCAGATGAACTTTGGATTGAAATTAATCGTTTGGATGCAAAAAGATTACTGACTGATTGTTTAGCACATGATTTGGCATACCAAATAAATATCATGCCAGAACAAAAGGCACAGGAGTTAGCCAGTGCATTCCTTAAATGTTTTGATAAAGATACGGCGTTTCTAACGAATCAAACGCATAATTTTGATAACATTGGTAAAGGGTTTCTCAGCTGGGAGCCCATCACTAATGCAACTTTCGATACTGGAATTATTGCAGTTAAAGAAGGAGTCGTTGGTATTCTATGGGTAAAAGATGAAGATTGAAAATCCAAGAAAAGAATAACATCAAGGGATTAGAAAGCAGTAATGTCTATTTAAGGAGAAAAATACATGCATGAAATCATCTGCCCACATTGCACTAAAGCATTCAAAATTGATGAATCAGGTTATGCCGATATCGTTAAACAAGTCCGCGACCAACAGTTCAATGAACAAATCCACGAACGATTGGAGCTGGCCGAGAAAGAAAAGCTGAACGCGATTGAATTGACCAAAAGCCAAGTCATCAGCCAATCGGAAAAAGCAGTGGCTGCCAAAGATGCCGAAATCAAAGAGCTGATGAACAAGCTCGATGCCGGTGATGTTAAGCAGAAATTGGCAGTGACTGAAGCCCTAAGCGCGGTAGAAAAAGAGCGTGACAAATTAAAAAACGAATTACAACAAGTCACCCAACAAGCCACGCATGACAAGCAAACGACATCGCAATTGGCCGAAGCGAAGTTGACTAATGAATTACAGCGGGTTGCTGCCGCCAAAGACGCAGAACTACAAAAATTAAAGAATGAGCTGGAACGCACCCAGTATGAAAAACAACTGGCCGAAACCAACTTCAAAGACAAATACGAAACCCAAATAAAAGACCGCGAGAATGAAATAGAACGCCTGCGCGACATGAAAGCCAAGCTTTCAACCAAGATGGTCGGTGAAACCTTAGAGCAGCACTGCGAAACAGAATTTAACCGCATCAGGGCCACCGCCTTTCCCCGTGCCTATTTCGAAAAAGACAACGATGCTTCGGCTGGCAGTAAAGGTGACTATATTTTCAAAGAAAATATTGAT
Proteins encoded in this window:
- a CDS encoding DUF2130 domain-containing protein, with product MHEIICPHCTKAFKIDESGYADIVKQVRDQQFNEQIHERLELAEKEKLNAIELTKSQVISQSEKAVAAKDAEIKELMNKLDAGDVKQKLAVTEALSAVEKERDKLKNELQQVTQQATHDKQTTSQLAEAKLTNELQRVAAAKDAELQKLKNELERTQYEKQLAETNFKDKYETQIKDRENEIERLRDMKAKLSTKMVGETLEQHCETEFNRIRATAFPRAYFEKDNDASAGSKGDYIFKENIDTDTEVVSIMFEMKNENDETATKKKNEDFLKKLDKDRNDKGCEYAVLVSLLEPESELYNSGIVDVSHRYPKMYVIRPQFFIPIITLIRNAAENAIKYKTELALVKSQNIDITNFENDLDAFKTGFARNYELASKKFKTAISEIDKTIDHLNKTKTALLGSENNLRLANNKADDLTVKKLVKNNPTMKGKFGDLGDE